In the Haloferula helveola genome, one interval contains:
- a CDS encoding class I SAM-dependent methyltransferase, which yields MGLYRSQIFPRLYNVLMGLGGFDRLRAEHLSTACGEVLEVGIGTGRNLGYYPEGVDRVVGLEPNAGMRKKLEGASRRASLRLEVVASGAEAMPFVDGRFETVVSTLSLCSIPDRAAALREMRRVMRPGGRLLLLEHGLSPDVRVARWQRRLNPIQRRFAAGCVLDVPVKEELQEAGFDVADLAEGYLEGESKTHGYLYRGWVTKA from the coding sequence ATGGGACTCTACCGCAGCCAGATTTTCCCCCGCCTCTACAACGTGCTCATGGGGCTCGGTGGCTTTGACCGTTTGAGGGCCGAGCACCTGTCGACCGCCTGCGGTGAGGTGCTGGAGGTCGGTATCGGGACGGGGCGGAATCTCGGATACTATCCGGAAGGGGTCGACCGGGTCGTCGGTCTGGAACCCAACGCCGGCATGCGGAAGAAGCTCGAGGGCGCATCGCGACGAGCGTCTTTACGGCTGGAAGTGGTTGCGTCAGGTGCGGAAGCGATGCCGTTCGTGGACGGCCGGTTCGAGACCGTCGTTTCCACGCTCTCCCTATGCAGCATTCCCGATCGAGCCGCGGCGCTGCGGGAGATGCGAAGGGTAATGCGACCGGGCGGCCGACTGCTGCTGCTGGAGCACGGGCTGAGCCCCGATGTCCGGGTCGCACGCTGGCAGCGGCGGCTGAATCCGATCCAGCGCCGATTCGCGGCGGGCTGTGTCCTCGATGTGCCGGTGAAAGAAGAGTTGCAGGAGGCTGGCTTTGATGTGGCCGACCTGGCGGAGGGTTATCTTGAGGGTGAATCGAAAACCCACGGCTATCTCTATCGGGGTTGGGTGACCAAGGCCTGA
- a CDS encoding MBL fold metallo-hydrolase: protein MLFRSLCPAAEIGANSYLLETDSARIVLDAGMHPKREGMDAVPRFDRLEEGTIDAAVITHAHLDHIGSLPVLLRNQAQARVFFSPAGAELGFAMLHNSVNVMQSKRTELGITEYPLFSHRELDEIEASLETRAIERPFDLDPDGTIRATFHDAGHVLGSVGVTLKSGDHTLLYTGDVNFEHSTLIKAAHFPEDPVDTLVIETTRGASPRDVDYTREAEELRFAETIAATLKRGGTVLVPVFAMGKTQEVLTMIHRFKRRGLIPKKAPVVIGGLSTKMTVIYDRFAKGQTRRSDDDFRILTDMDLKAGSRRRNRAPIVPEAGTIYCLSSGMMTEKTVSNAFARAGFLENKKNSLLFVGYADPDSPAGHIRAAAHGDKIVLDPSHPPVPFRARMDIFDFSGHATRDDLLNYILKVRPRQTFLVHGDPEASRWFEQQLAERLPSTRAIIPEPGVDYDLA from the coding sequence ATGCTCTTCCGCAGCCTTTGTCCCGCCGCCGAGATCGGCGCGAACTCCTACCTGCTTGAGACCGACTCGGCACGGATCGTCCTCGACGCCGGCATGCACCCGAAGCGCGAGGGCATGGATGCGGTTCCGCGATTCGACCGACTCGAGGAGGGAACGATCGATGCGGCGGTGATCACCCACGCCCACCTCGATCACATCGGCTCGCTGCCTGTCTTGCTGCGGAATCAGGCGCAAGCCCGAGTATTCTTCTCACCCGCCGGCGCCGAACTCGGCTTCGCGATGCTTCACAACTCAGTCAACGTGATGCAGTCGAAGCGCACCGAGTTGGGTATCACCGAATACCCCCTGTTCTCCCACCGGGAGCTCGACGAAATCGAAGCCTCTCTCGAGACACGGGCGATCGAGAGACCGTTCGATCTCGATCCGGACGGGACGATCCGCGCGACCTTTCACGACGCCGGCCATGTCCTCGGCTCGGTCGGGGTCACGCTCAAGAGCGGCGACCACACGCTGCTGTACACGGGCGATGTCAATTTCGAGCACTCGACGCTGATCAAGGCCGCCCATTTTCCCGAGGACCCGGTCGACACCTTGGTCATCGAGACCACCCGGGGAGCGAGCCCGCGGGACGTCGACTACACCCGCGAGGCCGAGGAACTGCGTTTCGCGGAAACGATCGCCGCCACCCTCAAGCGTGGCGGCACGGTGCTCGTGCCCGTCTTCGCGATGGGCAAGACCCAGGAGGTGCTGACCATGATCCACCGCTTCAAGCGCCGCGGACTGATCCCGAAGAAAGCCCCGGTGGTGATCGGAGGGCTCTCGACCAAGATGACGGTGATCTACGACCGCTTCGCCAAAGGCCAGACTCGCCGTAGCGATGATGACTTCCGGATCCTCACTGACATGGATCTGAAGGCCGGCAGCCGCCGCCGCAACCGAGCCCCCATCGTACCCGAGGCCGGGACTATCTACTGCCTTTCCAGTGGAATGATGACCGAGAAGACGGTCTCGAACGCCTTCGCCCGGGCCGGGTTCCTCGAGAACAAGAAGAACTCGCTGCTGTTCGTCGGCTATGCCGACCCTGATTCACCGGCCGGCCACATCCGGGCCGCGGCCCACGGTGACAAGATCGTGCTGGACCCGTCACATCCGCCGGTGCCGTTCCGGGCCCGGATGGACATCTTCGACTTCAGCGGTCACGCGACGCGTGACGACCTGCTGAACTACATCCTCAAGGTCCGCCCCAGGCAGACGTTCCTCGTCCACGGCGACCCGGAGGCGAGCCGGTGGTTCGAGCAGCAGCTCGCCGAGCGACTGCCCTCGACGCGGGCGATCATTCCGGAACCCGGCGTTGACTACGATCTAGCCTGA